A single genomic interval of Bacteroidales bacterium harbors:
- a CDS encoding GAF domain-containing sensor histidine kinase, producing the protein MEKPNKHKNEKERLNALNSYSILDTLQEKEYDDITFIASQICNTPISYISLIDHERQWFKSKIGLQIEETPREIAFCAHTIVDDKEYMLVEDARKDYRFSDNPLVIDKPGIVFYLGIPLNTVDNYPLGTLCVVDKEPRDLKDNQIKMMQALARQTNRLLEARKNNIELDLRKKELEERNKSLDSFARKAAHDLKSPLNNIVQFVDLLKNELELVPNESMTELFNIIEKSSHNLTQLIDGILKHSRDLSFDSKDNVEFNVLKSIEDVVANFFEDSLHNFNINYDIDETLSMYSNLIAFQQIIINLISNSLKYNDKEKTNIKIGAVSKRNSIVFKFEDNGIGIKDEEIKNIFNLYETTSNIDRYGNKGTGIGLSTVKKIIELLEGTIEVKSEIGVGTIFTFSIKGS; encoded by the coding sequence ATGGAAAAGCCAAATAAACACAAAAACGAGAAGGAACGACTAAATGCTTTAAATAGTTATTCAATTCTCGATACATTGCAAGAAAAAGAATACGATGATATTACATTTATTGCATCCCAAATCTGTAATACTCCAATTTCATATATAAGTCTAATCGACCATGAAAGACAATGGTTTAAATCAAAAATTGGATTGCAAATCGAAGAAACCCCAAGAGAAATTGCTTTTTGTGCACACACGATTGTAGATGATAAAGAATATATGTTAGTTGAGGATGCAAGAAAAGACTACAGATTCTCAGACAATCCACTTGTCATTGACAAGCCAGGAATTGTATTTTATTTAGGCATTCCACTTAATACCGTGGATAATTATCCTCTTGGGACCTTATGCGTTGTTGATAAAGAGCCAAGAGACTTGAAAGACAACCAAATCAAAATGATGCAAGCTTTGGCAAGACAAACTAATCGATTGCTTGAAGCGAGAAAGAATAATATAGAATTAGATTTGAGGAAAAAAGAATTAGAAGAACGAAATAAATCATTAGATAGTTTTGCAAGAAAGGCCGCCCACGATTTAAAATCACCCTTGAATAACATTGTTCAGTTTGTGGATTTACTAAAAAACGAATTAGAATTAGTTCCTAATGAAAGTATGACAGAACTGTTTAATATAATAGAAAAATCCTCACATAACCTCACTCAGTTGATTGACGGGATATTGAAACATAGTCGAGATTTATCCTTTGACTCAAAGGATAATGTAGAATTTAATGTATTAAAATCCATAGAAGATGTTGTGGCTAATTTCTTTGAAGATTCATTACATAATTTTAATATTAATTATGATATTGATGAAACTTTGTCTATGTATTCAAATTTGATAGCGTTTCAACAGATAATTATAAACTTAATCTCAAATAGTCTGAAATATAATGATAAAGAAAAAACAAACATAAAAATTGGAGCTGTAAGTAAAAGAAATAGTATCGTTTTCAAATTTGAAGACAACGGTATAGGGATAAAAGATGAAGAAATAAAAAATATTTTCAACCTGTATGAAACAACATCCAACATTGACAGATATGGAAATAAAGGAACAGGAATCGGTCTTTCAACAGTTAAAAAAATAATAGAGTTACTTGAGGGTACAATTGAAGTAAAGTCAGAAATTGGAGTTGGAACAATTTTTACATTTTCAATAAAAGGAAGCTAA